The Streptomyces phaeolivaceus genome has a window encoding:
- a CDS encoding response regulator transcription factor, translating into MPEPPAVPARHRLLVVEDDPGIRLLLESALRLSGYEVAGAATGLDALRDVEGFRPDLVLLDVMLPDLDGLAVTRSLRAAGVRTPVLFLTARDAVVDRIAGLTAGGDDYVTKPFSIEEVLLRIRAILRRTDLDHLAEAEGADSGILRFADLELDENAHEVHRAGEYIPLSPTEFNLLTYLMENAGRVLSKAKILNHVWGYDFAGDGRIVETYVKYLRRKIDRIDPPLLHTVRGVGYCLRLPRQGTDR; encoded by the coding sequence ATGCCCGAACCGCCCGCTGTCCCGGCCCGGCACCGCCTCCTCGTGGTGGAGGACGACCCCGGAATCCGCCTGTTGCTGGAGTCGGCGCTGCGGCTGTCCGGATACGAGGTCGCCGGCGCGGCCACCGGACTGGACGCCCTGCGGGACGTGGAGGGCTTCCGCCCCGACCTCGTCCTGCTGGACGTCATGCTGCCCGACCTCGACGGACTGGCGGTCACCCGGAGTCTGCGGGCGGCGGGAGTGCGGACACCGGTGCTGTTCCTCACGGCCCGCGATGCGGTCGTCGACCGCATCGCGGGCCTGACCGCGGGCGGCGACGACTACGTGACCAAGCCGTTCAGCATCGAGGAGGTGCTGCTGCGCATTCGCGCCATCCTGCGCCGTACCGACCTTGACCACCTCGCCGAGGCCGAGGGCGCCGACAGCGGGATCCTGCGCTTCGCCGACCTGGAGCTGGACGAGAACGCCCATGAAGTGCACCGGGCGGGCGAGTACATTCCGCTGTCCCCGACCGAGTTCAACCTGCTCACCTATCTGATGGAGAACGCGGGCCGGGTGCTGAGCAAGGCCAAGATCCTCAACCACGTGTGGGGCTACGACTTCGCGGGTGACGGCCGCATCGTGGAGACGTACGTCAAATACCTGCGACGCAAGATCGACCGCATCGACCCGCCCCTGCTGCACACCGTCCGTGGCGTGGGCTACTGCCTGCGCCTGCCCCGGCAGGGGACGGACCGGTGA
- a CDS encoding ABC transporter ATP-binding protein translates to MKVGGAEKVQRLTVEDLSVHYGGVCAVSSIGFTVEPGESVGIIGANGAGKTSTLKALMGLVPRSSGRIRLGDRDLTGVKARDMVRHGIGYVPEGRHVFPGLSVEKNLLLGAYSRPWDKETDRQLDEIYALFPVLREMRERLAGALSGGQQQMLAIGRALMTRPRLLVLDEPSMGLSPKLVGSILDVLLRLREDGLSLLLVEQNAKLTFGATNHCVVMENGEVAMSGTSAELSHDPRVREVYLGL, encoded by the coding sequence ATGAAGGTCGGCGGAGCCGAAAAGGTCCAGCGTCTGACCGTGGAGGACCTGAGTGTGCACTACGGCGGTGTCTGCGCCGTGAGTTCCATCGGGTTCACCGTCGAGCCGGGAGAGTCCGTCGGCATCATCGGCGCCAACGGGGCCGGGAAGACCTCCACCCTCAAGGCGCTCATGGGCCTCGTCCCCCGCAGCAGCGGCCGGATCCGTCTGGGCGACCGCGACCTGACCGGCGTCAAGGCCCGCGACATGGTGCGCCACGGCATCGGCTACGTCCCGGAAGGACGGCATGTCTTCCCTGGTCTGTCCGTGGAGAAGAACCTGCTCCTCGGAGCGTACTCACGGCCCTGGGACAAGGAGACCGACCGCCAACTGGACGAGATCTACGCCCTGTTCCCCGTCCTGAGGGAGATGCGGGAACGGCTCGCGGGCGCCCTGTCCGGAGGGCAGCAGCAGATGCTGGCCATCGGCCGGGCCCTGATGACCCGGCCACGTCTGCTCGTCCTGGACGAACCGTCCATGGGCCTGTCGCCCAAGCTGGTCGGCAGCATCCTCGACGTCCTGCTCCGACTGCGCGAGGACGGGCTGAGCCTGCTGCTGGTGGAACAGAACGCCAAACTCACCTTCGGCGCGACCAACCACTGCGTCGTCATGGAGAACGGAGAGGTCGCCATGAGCGGCACCTCCGCCGAACTCAGCCACGATCCCAGGGTCAGAGAGGTGTATCTGGGGCTATGA
- a CDS encoding branched-chain amino acid ABC transporter permease — protein MQDTLQTLVGGLSLGAVYALVAMGFSLVYRTMGLVNFAHADIAMIGAYAASTFYLTSQLPFAVSMVVAIVITGVIGLVIERVLRPLENKDFDLMLIGTIGFGIVLQALAIIIWGTTGRAVPSPLDSAPLDVFGIRVRTYDLLVMAVAALAVVSLAYFLSRTKRGAAMQAVAMDHEAATAVGIDVGRSNALAFAIGAGLAALAGGLVGPMLYVDASLGGALGIKGFAAAMLGGFGSIPGAVVGGIAIGVLDSYAAGHFQGYSVLVTFLVFTVAIMVRPMGIFGERTVSRA, from the coding sequence GTGCAGGACACCCTTCAGACCCTTGTCGGCGGCCTGAGCCTCGGTGCCGTCTACGCCCTGGTGGCGATGGGCTTCTCCCTCGTCTACCGCACCATGGGACTGGTCAACTTCGCCCACGCCGACATCGCCATGATCGGCGCCTACGCCGCCTCCACCTTCTACCTCACCTCCCAACTCCCCTTCGCCGTCTCGATGGTGGTGGCCATCGTCATCACCGGGGTCATCGGCCTGGTCATCGAGCGGGTCCTGCGCCCGCTGGAGAACAAGGACTTCGACCTGATGCTGATCGGCACGATCGGCTTCGGCATCGTCCTCCAGGCCCTGGCCATCATCATCTGGGGCACCACCGGCCGCGCGGTGCCCTCACCACTGGACTCCGCGCCGCTGGACGTCTTCGGCATCCGGGTACGCACCTACGACCTGCTGGTCATGGCCGTCGCCGCGCTCGCCGTGGTCTCCCTCGCCTACTTCCTCTCCCGCACCAAACGCGGCGCGGCCATGCAGGCCGTGGCCATGGACCACGAGGCGGCCACCGCCGTCGGCATCGACGTCGGCCGCAGCAACGCCCTCGCCTTCGCCATCGGAGCGGGTCTGGCCGCCCTCGCCGGCGGCCTGGTCGGCCCCATGCTCTACGTCGACGCCTCCCTCGGCGGCGCCCTCGGCATCAAGGGCTTCGCCGCGGCGATGCTCGGTGGCTTCGGCTCCATCCCCGGAGCCGTGGTCGGCGGGATCGCCATCGGCGTCCTCGACTCCTACGCCGCCGGCCACTTCCAGGGCTACTCGGTACTGGTCACCTTCCTCGTCTTCACGGTGGCGATCATGGTCCGGCCCATGGGCATCTTCGGCGAAAGGACGGTCAGCCGCGCATGA
- a CDS encoding shikimate dehydrogenase, whose protein sequence is MAQFSYLVGFIGSGIGRSLGLELHEREAQRHGGLRYLCRRVNADAPAFRGRSTGELLRTCRNFGFSGLDIAHPFRTRVVPFVNELSETAARVGSVDFIVFTPDGRAIGHNTDVAGCVASFVRGLPEVPLDRVVQIGAGAAGIAAAHALRERGVRHISVTDPTPSRAEALAERLNQGTGPDWAEAFPVDALASRLKQADGLVHTLTPGSRGFRDTALCESLHPGLWIFDAHQHHAISTPLLRAGSELGCRVLHGGGVLVHETAAAFRLVTGLAPHTSRMFGDFADLTAGPLAHT, encoded by the coding sequence GTGGCCCAGTTCTCGTACCTCGTCGGGTTCATCGGATCGGGCATCGGCCGCTCACTGGGCCTCGAACTGCACGAGCGGGAGGCGCAACGGCACGGCGGGCTGCGCTACCTCTGCCGACGAGTGAACGCCGACGCACCCGCCTTCCGCGGCCGGAGCACGGGTGAACTCCTGCGCACCTGCCGGAACTTCGGCTTCTCCGGCCTCGACATCGCCCATCCGTTCCGTACTCGCGTCGTGCCCTTCGTCAACGAACTGTCCGAGACCGCGGCGCGCGTGGGATCCGTCGATTTCATCGTCTTCACTCCGGACGGTCGAGCGATCGGGCACAACACGGACGTCGCCGGTTGTGTGGCCTCTTTCGTCAGAGGTCTGCCCGAAGTCCCGCTCGACCGTGTGGTGCAGATCGGAGCGGGCGCTGCCGGCATCGCCGCCGCGCACGCGCTGCGTGAGCGAGGAGTGCGGCACATCTCCGTCACGGATCCGACCCCCTCCCGCGCCGAAGCACTGGCCGAGCGGCTCAACCAGGGAACCGGCCCCGACTGGGCCGAGGCGTTCCCGGTCGACGCGCTGGCCTCGCGGCTGAAGCAGGCCGACGGTCTCGTCCACACCCTGACCCCGGGAAGCCGGGGATTCCGGGACACCGCGCTGTGCGAGAGCCTGCACCCAGGTCTATGGATCTTCGACGCCCATCAGCACCACGCGATCAGTACCCCGCTGCTGCGCGCGGGCAGCGAACTGGGTTGCCGCGTCCTGCACGGCGGCGGAGTGCTGGTGCACGAGACGGCCGCCGCCTTTCGGCTCGTCACGGGGCTGGCCCCGCACACTTCCCGTATGTTCGGCGACTTCGCGGACCTGACCGCCGGGCCCCTGGCACACACCTGA
- a CDS encoding ArnT family glycosyltransferase, whose protein sequence is MTHTAEAPPSTVTLLPGTRRALPSWAAPAALGAILLLSALLYGWALGSLGWGNSYYSAAVKSMGRNWTNFLFGSFDPAGVVTVDKPPAALWPQVVSSKIFGMHGWALILPQVVEGVAAVLVLHRTVRRWAGEGAALLAALVMTLTPITVAINRDNNPDTLLVLFLVAAAYALTRALQAGSDRHATWWLCASGFLIGCGFLTKMMAAWMVLPALAAAWLVGASGTWLVRGGRLLIAGAVCAVSSLWWVAVVAWWPGERPYIGGSTDGGAWDLVTGYNGFGRIFGESAGPGGGGLGALGGGFGGEAGLLRLFNDQVGGQISWLLPASAVALALAVAGAVLRRRGSGSAGEALAGSGWVLWGTWLVVCGLVFSTQEGIFHPYYTTQLAPAVAALTAGLVTALVRAHRAGARWALPLGAGTVLVTVVWAAVVIRRVPSWHGWLAWVVLVVGLVAVGLLVAASRTVRLAPVALGGALLAALFAPAAWAVSVPGGSGSAMGGSNPTAGPATMPFAAGSLPGAGGGTFDLPRGFGTGGSGAPGGSSDELPQGMPSEMPSGMPSGMPGFPGAGGGNGSGSGGGNGSGSGSGSSGSLPSFPGFGGGSGSGGARGGFGGPGDDTELSSDQRKILTYVTEHSGDARITLAVEGGSQGAAGFILNSDETVIGMGGFAGSDDAPSVAQLRKWTTSGELRYILGSDSSGGMAAMLGGENGAASQRSTWIKDHCAKVSPKAYGGSSSSGSGDGSAAGGMMGRTGTTLYDCAADSSAK, encoded by the coding sequence ATGACGCACACCGCCGAGGCGCCACCCAGTACGGTCACGCTTCTGCCCGGAACACGGCGCGCCCTGCCCAGCTGGGCGGCCCCGGCCGCCCTGGGAGCGATCCTTCTCCTCTCCGCCCTGCTGTACGGCTGGGCCCTCGGCTCGCTCGGCTGGGGCAACTCCTACTACTCGGCCGCCGTGAAGTCGATGGGCCGGAACTGGACGAACTTCCTCTTCGGTTCCTTCGACCCGGCCGGAGTCGTCACGGTCGACAAACCGCCGGCCGCGCTGTGGCCGCAGGTCGTCAGCAGCAAGATCTTCGGCATGCACGGGTGGGCGCTGATCCTGCCGCAGGTGGTGGAGGGCGTCGCCGCCGTCCTCGTGCTGCACCGCACGGTCCGCCGCTGGGCGGGCGAGGGCGCGGCGCTGCTCGCGGCCCTGGTGATGACGCTGACCCCGATCACCGTGGCGATCAACCGGGACAACAACCCCGACACGCTGCTGGTGCTGTTCCTGGTCGCCGCCGCCTACGCGCTGACCCGGGCCCTGCAAGCCGGCTCGGATCGGCACGCCACGTGGTGGCTGTGCGCCAGCGGATTCCTGATCGGCTGCGGATTCCTCACGAAGATGATGGCGGCCTGGATGGTGCTTCCCGCCCTTGCCGCGGCCTGGCTGGTCGGTGCGAGCGGCACCTGGCTGGTGCGCGGGGGACGGCTCCTGATCGCCGGAGCGGTGTGCGCCGTCTCGTCACTGTGGTGGGTGGCGGTGGTCGCCTGGTGGCCCGGGGAGCGTCCGTACATCGGTGGCAGCACCGACGGCGGTGCCTGGGACCTGGTGACCGGCTACAACGGATTCGGCCGGATCTTCGGCGAGAGCGCGGGCCCTGGCGGCGGCGGCCTGGGCGCCCTCGGCGGTGGATTCGGCGGCGAGGCCGGACTGCTGCGGCTCTTCAACGACCAGGTGGGCGGGCAGATCAGCTGGCTGCTGCCGGCGAGTGCCGTGGCACTGGCCCTCGCGGTCGCCGGGGCGGTTCTGCGCCGGCGGGGGAGCGGCTCGGCGGGGGAGGCCCTGGCGGGCTCCGGGTGGGTGCTGTGGGGGACCTGGCTGGTGGTGTGCGGGTTGGTGTTCTCCACCCAGGAGGGGATCTTCCACCCGTACTACACGACCCAACTCGCCCCCGCCGTAGCCGCGTTGACCGCCGGTCTCGTGACGGCACTGGTCCGCGCGCACCGGGCCGGGGCGCGCTGGGCGCTGCCCCTCGGTGCCGGGACCGTGCTGGTCACCGTGGTCTGGGCGGCCGTGGTGATCCGCCGGGTGCCGTCCTGGCACGGGTGGCTGGCCTGGGTCGTGCTGGTGGTGGGTCTGGTCGCCGTCGGACTGCTGGTCGCCGCGTCGCGGACGGTGCGGCTGGCTCCGGTCGCGCTGGGCGGCGCGCTGCTGGCGGCCCTGTTCGCGCCGGCCGCGTGGGCGGTGAGCGTGCCGGGCGGCTCGGGCTCGGCGATGGGCGGCAGCAACCCGACAGCCGGCCCGGCGACGATGCCCTTCGCGGCGGGGAGCCTGCCCGGCGCCGGTGGTGGCACCTTCGACCTTCCGCGGGGATTCGGCACCGGAGGCTCGGGCGCGCCCGGCGGATCCTCGGACGAGCTGCCCCAGGGGATGCCCTCGGAGATGCCTTCCGGGATGCCTTCCGGAATGCCCGGGTTCCCCGGCGCGGGTGGTGGCAACGGATCGGGCTCTGGCGGTGGCAACGGATCGGGCTCGGGCTCGGGCTCCAGCGGATCGCTTCCCTCGTTCCCCGGCTTCGGCGGCGGCAGCGGCTCAGGAGGAGCGCGCGGCGGCTTCGGCGGTCCGGGCGACGACACCGAGCTCAGCTCCGACCAGCGCAAGATCCTCACCTACGTGACCGAGCACTCCGGCGACGCCCGCATCACCCTCGCGGTCGAGGGCGGATCCCAGGGCGCGGCCGGGTTCATCCTCAACAGCGACGAGACGGTCATCGGCATGGGCGGCTTCGCGGGCTCGGACGACGCGCCCTCGGTCGCTCAGCTGCGGAAGTGGACCACGAGCGGCGAACTGCGCTACATCCTCGGTTCCGACTCCTCGGGCGGCATGGCCGCCATGCTGGGCGGAGAGAACGGCGCGGCCTCCCAGCGGTCGACGTGGATCAAGGACCACTGCGCCAAGGTGTCCCCCAAGGCGTACGGCGGCAGTAGCAGCAGTGGCTCAGGCGACGGCTCGGCCGCGGGCGGCATGATGGGTCGTACCGGTACCACCTTGTACGACTGCGCCGCCGACAGCTCGGCCAAGTAG
- a CDS encoding bifunctional glycosyltransferase family 2/GtrA family protein, which yields MTHTSSGLHAPRRFQSPRGADTFGTNTSHAPTVEIVIPVYNEERALPGCIRTLHARLCDELPYPWRITVADNASVDRTLTVARDLCEELPGVGMVHLGRKGRGLALRTVWGSSDADIVVYMDVDLSTGLDGLLPLIAPLASGHSDLAIGSRLAPGARTVRGPRRELISRCYNALIRVTHGARFSDAQCGFKAARTEVLRPLLDRTRDDAWFFDTELLLLAEHNGLRIHEVPVDWVEDVDTRVHVVGTATDDLKGLWRMARLKASGAARVPLPRRPQPAAEHPDAVLASDAARSQLAWQVGCFVAIGIASTVGQALLYWLLRGWWQPAVANFVSLLVLTLLNTEANRRLTFRHSADGIGAGRAHAGAGALFVVGYLVTSGAVLLFRHAVPDASAAAEALVLAASSVLVTGIRFLVLRLAVFRRRTP from the coding sequence ATGACGCACACGAGCAGTGGTCTGCACGCCCCTCGGCGCTTTCAGTCGCCGAGGGGCGCCGACACCTTTGGTACGAACACGTCACACGCGCCGACCGTCGAGATCGTCATCCCCGTCTACAACGAGGAACGGGCCCTGCCCGGCTGCATCCGTACCCTGCACGCCCGTCTGTGTGACGAACTGCCCTACCCCTGGCGGATCACCGTGGCGGACAACGCCAGTGTCGACCGCACCCTGACTGTGGCCCGGGACCTCTGCGAGGAACTGCCCGGTGTCGGCATGGTCCACCTGGGACGCAAGGGGCGCGGTCTCGCCCTGCGTACCGTCTGGGGTTCGAGCGACGCCGACATCGTCGTCTACATGGACGTCGACCTGTCCACGGGCCTGGACGGACTGCTGCCGCTGATCGCCCCGCTGGCCAGCGGTCACTCCGATCTCGCCATCGGCAGCCGGCTGGCACCCGGCGCGCGCACGGTGCGCGGTCCTCGCCGTGAACTGATCTCACGCTGCTACAACGCGTTGATCAGAGTCACCCATGGTGCTCGCTTCAGCGACGCCCAGTGCGGGTTCAAGGCGGCCCGTACCGAGGTACTGCGCCCCCTGCTGGACCGGACCCGGGACGACGCCTGGTTCTTCGACACGGAGCTGCTGCTGCTCGCCGAGCACAACGGACTGCGTATCCACGAGGTCCCCGTCGACTGGGTGGAGGACGTCGACACCCGGGTTCACGTCGTCGGCACCGCCACCGACGATCTCAAGGGTCTGTGGCGCATGGCGCGCCTCAAGGCGTCAGGCGCCGCGCGAGTCCCGCTTCCGCGCCGCCCGCAACCCGCTGCCGAACATCCCGACGCGGTCCTCGCCTCGGACGCGGCCCGCTCCCAACTCGCCTGGCAGGTCGGCTGCTTCGTTGCCATCGGCATCGCGTCGACGGTCGGACAGGCCCTCCTGTACTGGCTGCTGCGCGGCTGGTGGCAGCCTGCCGTGGCCAACTTCGTCTCCCTGCTCGTGCTCACCCTCCTCAACACCGAGGCCAATCGAAGGCTCACCTTCCGCCACTCCGCGGACGGCATCGGTGCCGGGCGGGCGCACGCGGGCGCCGGAGCGCTGTTCGTCGTCGGCTACCTGGTCACCTCGGGCGCGGTGCTGCTCTTCCGCCACGCGGTACCGGACGCCTCGGCCGCGGCCGAGGCCCTCGTCCTCGCCGCCTCCTCGGTCCTGGTGACCGGCATCCGCTTCCTGGTGCTGCGGCTGGCCGTCTTCCGCCGCCGTACGCCCTGA
- a CDS encoding sensor histidine kinase — protein sequence MIRRRPRSLRGRLVWGTTLLATAAVLTAQTIGVLVLHSWLLNRVDQQLTEFMLPDRAFAEGAGLPPTGPRPDDMTLPSDFRVTLYDSSRAEQGTIGGGEKPGPELPRSIDDPHWAKGRPVSVPAEAGDGRWRVLWKDGKSEGTTFVVALPLDTVEGAMSKLLALNAAVLAVAVVGLIAVGRWVVRLGLLPLTRMEHTAQDITAGDLGTRLSDTDPHTETGRLGTVLNSMLDRLQQALRQREFSEARLRRFVADAGHELRTPLTSVQGFAELALRHPDRPAAERREADEQVARNAERMNLLVNDLLLLAKLDLEPENRVVPVDLLSLAADAVSAAAVREGGAHRVSLNPLDRTVPHPEFEVVEAMGDPDRLLQVVSNLLSNALVHTPLSTPVDVRVGTASAGAATGGTDRPGRTSGSPPLAEGTPICVIEVADQGPGLPPEEAERVFERFYRVDPSRSRDQGGSGLGLAIAMAIAQGQGGRIELDTRVGRGCTFRLVLPARG from the coding sequence GTGATCCGCCGCCGTCCCCGGTCGCTGCGTGGCCGACTGGTGTGGGGGACCACCCTGCTGGCCACCGCCGCGGTTCTCACCGCGCAGACCATCGGGGTTCTGGTTCTGCACTCCTGGCTGCTGAACCGGGTGGACCAGCAGCTGACGGAGTTCATGCTCCCGGATCGCGCCTTCGCGGAAGGCGCGGGTCTGCCACCCACCGGACCCCGCCCGGACGACATGACGCTGCCCTCGGACTTCCGGGTCACCCTCTACGACTCCTCGCGCGCAGAGCAGGGAACCATCGGGGGCGGGGAGAAGCCGGGGCCCGAGCTTCCCCGGTCCATCGACGACCCTCACTGGGCCAAGGGCCGTCCCGTCTCGGTCCCGGCCGAGGCCGGCGACGGCCGCTGGCGCGTGCTGTGGAAGGACGGAAAGTCCGAGGGCACCACGTTCGTGGTCGCCCTGCCCCTCGACACGGTGGAGGGCGCCATGTCGAAGCTGCTGGCTCTCAACGCGGCCGTCCTCGCCGTGGCCGTGGTCGGGCTGATCGCCGTCGGCCGGTGGGTGGTCCGCCTCGGTCTCCTTCCCCTGACCCGGATGGAGCACACGGCTCAGGACATCACCGCGGGGGACCTCGGCACACGGTTGTCCGACACCGATCCGCACACCGAGACCGGCCGACTGGGCACCGTACTCAACAGCATGCTCGACCGCCTCCAACAAGCCTTGCGGCAAAGGGAGTTCTCGGAAGCCCGGCTGCGCCGCTTCGTCGCTGACGCCGGGCACGAGCTGCGTACGCCGCTCACCTCCGTCCAGGGCTTCGCCGAACTCGCCCTGCGTCATCCCGACCGCCCCGCCGCCGAGCGCCGGGAGGCCGACGAGCAGGTCGCGAGAAACGCCGAGCGTATGAATCTGCTCGTCAACGACCTGCTTCTGCTCGCCAAGCTCGACCTGGAGCCCGAGAACCGGGTGGTCCCCGTCGACCTGCTGTCCCTCGCGGCCGACGCGGTGAGCGCCGCCGCCGTGCGCGAGGGGGGCGCGCACAGGGTGTCGCTCAACCCGCTCGACCGGACGGTCCCACACCCGGAGTTCGAGGTCGTGGAAGCGATGGGGGATCCCGACCGACTGCTCCAAGTGGTCAGCAACCTCCTGTCCAACGCGCTCGTCCACACACCCTTGAGCACCCCGGTCGATGTCCGCGTGGGCACCGCGTCGGCGGGGGCGGCCACGGGTGGCACCGACCGCCCGGGACGCACCAGCGGCTCGCCTCCGCTGGCCGAGGGCACGCCGATCTGCGTGATCGAAGTCGCCGATCAGGGACCGGGTCTGCCACCGGAGGAGGCCGAGCGGGTCTTCGAACGCTTCTACCGTGTCGACCCGTCCCGCTCCCGTGACCAGGGCGGCAGCGGCCTCGGTCTCGCCATCGCCATGGCGATCGCCCAAGGCCAGGGAGGCCGGATCGAACTCGACACGCGGGTCGGCCGCGGATGCACCTTCCGCCTGGTTCTGCCTGCTCGTGGGTGA
- a CDS encoding branched-chain amino acid ABC transporter ATP-binding protein/permease, producing the protein MRSRLITTGVVVLAAWALPYGLGGYTIHVVNIALIYALLAIGMGLAMGVSGQINLAQVAFFGVGAYTVAILTTHYGHGFWVSALLAVLATVVVGLFVGIPALRMQSHYLGIVTLGLALGFINWITNAEISGGADGISGIPLPPLPGVDLSSEYLYYYLEAVVFGLALLFGLFVVHTSLGRRLRAMRDDALAAGAMGAEIPFLRMTAFLLASLYGGLAGVLYAGLIRYVAPETFSIGNMFILLAMVVIGGRRSLVGCVVGAVGLTLVREWLSDFSTYAQLGYGVVVVLMVVFAPTGLAGVPTRLRALYLRRRAQRTTRAELRPFIPYAVAEDSADSADTGVLLSVEAVSKQFRGLRALDEVTLTVHHGEIRGVVGPNGSGKTTLFNVISGFYRATAGSVSFAGSDTTTARPYTLSLAGLARTFQNLRLFGQLTVRENILVALDRTRAHTIWQYAVWQPGVLARERGLRAQADEILERYGLVDFAEADPSSLPYGIQRRIEIARAMAARPRLLLLDEPAAGLNGEEVQQLIRIVRSIRDSGTTVVLIEHNMGLVMSLCEKITVLSSGRVIAEGTPQEVVSAPEVIEAYLGDSELAELDLGTPRSAAPPDRAKEATS; encoded by the coding sequence ATGAGGTCCCGCCTGATCACCACCGGCGTCGTCGTCCTCGCCGCCTGGGCACTCCCGTACGGCCTGGGCGGCTACACCATCCATGTCGTCAACATCGCCCTCATCTACGCCCTGCTCGCGATCGGCATGGGCCTGGCCATGGGGGTCTCCGGCCAGATCAACCTCGCCCAGGTCGCGTTCTTCGGTGTGGGCGCCTACACCGTGGCCATCCTCACCACCCACTACGGCCACGGATTCTGGGTCTCGGCACTGCTCGCCGTCCTGGCCACCGTCGTCGTCGGCCTCTTCGTGGGCATCCCCGCCCTGCGGATGCAGTCCCACTACCTGGGCATCGTCACCCTCGGCCTCGCCCTGGGCTTCATCAACTGGATCACCAACGCCGAGATCAGCGGCGGCGCCGACGGCATCTCGGGAATCCCTCTCCCCCCGCTGCCCGGAGTGGACCTCTCCAGCGAATACCTCTACTACTACCTGGAAGCCGTCGTCTTCGGCCTCGCCCTGCTCTTCGGCCTGTTCGTCGTCCACACCTCGCTCGGCCGCCGACTGCGCGCCATGCGGGACGACGCGCTGGCCGCCGGGGCCATGGGCGCCGAGATCCCGTTCCTGCGCATGACGGCGTTCCTGCTCGCCAGCCTCTACGGCGGCCTGGCCGGCGTCCTCTACGCCGGCCTCATCCGCTACGTGGCCCCCGAGACCTTCTCCATCGGAAACATGTTCATCCTGCTGGCCATGGTCGTCATCGGCGGCCGGCGCTCACTGGTGGGCTGTGTCGTCGGTGCCGTCGGCCTGACCCTCGTACGGGAATGGCTCTCGGACTTCTCCACCTACGCCCAGCTCGGATACGGCGTGGTCGTCGTCCTGATGGTCGTCTTCGCGCCGACCGGCCTGGCAGGCGTCCCCACCCGGCTGCGCGCGCTGTACCTGCGCCGCCGTGCCCAGCGGACCACCCGCGCGGAGCTGCGCCCCTTCATTCCCTACGCCGTCGCGGAGGACTCCGCCGACTCCGCCGACACCGGCGTCCTGCTGTCCGTGGAAGCCGTCAGCAAGCAGTTCCGGGGGCTTCGGGCGCTGGACGAGGTGACGCTCACCGTGCACCACGGCGAGATCCGTGGGGTCGTCGGCCCGAACGGATCCGGCAAGACCACCCTCTTCAACGTCATCAGCGGCTTCTACCGCGCGACGGCGGGTTCCGTGAGCTTCGCCGGCTCCGACACCACCACGGCCCGCCCCTACACACTGTCCCTGGCGGGCCTCGCGCGCACCTTCCAGAACCTGCGCCTGTTCGGCCAGCTCACCGTCCGCGAGAACATCCTCGTGGCACTCGACCGCACCCGCGCGCACACCATCTGGCAGTACGCCGTCTGGCAGCCCGGAGTCCTCGCACGCGAACGCGGGCTGCGCGCCCAGGCCGACGAGATCCTCGAACGGTACGGCCTCGTCGACTTCGCGGAAGCCGACCCCTCCTCCCTCCCCTACGGCATCCAGCGCCGCATCGAGATCGCCCGCGCCATGGCGGCCCGGCCACGGCTGCTGCTTCTCGACGAGCCGGCGGCGGGGCTCAACGGCGAGGAGGTCCAGCAGCTCATCCGTATCGTCCGCTCCATCCGCGACAGCGGAACCACCGTGGTCCTCATCGAACACAACATGGGACTGGTCATGTCCCTCTGCGAGAAGATCACCGTCCTGTCCAGCGGAAGGGTCATCGCGGAAGGCACGCCCCAGGAGGTCGTGTCCGCACCGGAGGTCATCGAGGCCTACCTCGGCGACTCCGAACTCGCCGAACTCGACCTCGGAACACCCCGGTCCGCCGCACCACCGGACCGTGCGAAGGAGGCCACCTCATGA